GATTAAACCAACATTGGTTGGTTCGCTACAAGATTGTCAAAAGCTGATTGCTCAAGCGCATAGTTTAGGCATAAAAGCAGTGATTAGCTCGAGTATTGAAAGTAGTCTTGGATTAACGCAACTCGCTCGTATCGCGGCACAATATACACCCAATGTGACGCCAGGATTAGATACGTTGAATTTAATGCGACATCAAGTATTACGTGCGTGGCCGGGCTCAGATTTACCGCTAATTGATTTAAATTCAGAATTTATTACCAAAATTGTCTAGAGATACGACCACCATTACATAAAAAATCGCTATAATTCGCACAAGTTAAAGGATGTGAAAATGTCAAAAAAATTCAATATTTTGCTGTTAAATGGCCCGAACTTAAATATGTTGGGCGCAAGAGAGCCAAAACATTATGGTTCGCTTTCGTTATCTGCCATTGAAGAAAATGTGGCAAAACTTGCGGCGCAGCATGATGTGAATTTGGAGTGCTTTCAAGCAAATAGCGAAGAAAAGTTAATCGATAAGATTCATCAAAGTTTTCAAAAAGTGGATTTTATTTTAATTAACCCGGCAGCTTATACGCATACCAGTGTTGCATTGCGTGATGCGTTGCTTGCGGTGTCAATTCCTTTTGTTGAAATCCATTTGTCTAATGTACATAAGCGCGAGCCATTCCGTCACCATTCTTACTTTAGTGATGTGGCTGAAGGGGTAATTTGTGGCTTAGGTGCGAAAGGTTATGAGTTTGCTCTCCAATTCGCGTTAGATTTTTTAAATAAAAAAGCATAAAATTTCACAAAATTTACAGATTTTCGCAGAAATTTATCGCAAAGTTCATGATTTTGCGGTAATCTTGCCGACACAAAAAACAGGTTTCAAAATGACCGCACTTTGGAGTGAATTTTGAAAGTGCGGTTGAAAATTCATTAATATTTTTAGGAAGAGCGTATGGACATTCGTAAAATCAAAAAACTGATTGAATTAGTAGAAGAATCGGGCATCACTGAATTAGAAGTGCAAGAAGAAGAAGGTACAGTACGTATTAGTCGTGCGGCACCAGCTGTTGCACCTGCTGCAATTCAATATGCAGCGGCGCCTGTAGCACCTGTTGCAGCACCAGCAGCTGCTCCTGTGGCAGCCGCGCCTGCTGAAGCGCCTGCGGCTGAAATTTCTGGCTACCAAGTGCGTTCACCAATGGTAGGTACATTCTACCGTAGCCCAAGCCCAGAAGCGAAAGCTTTCGTTGAAGTGGGACAAACAGTCAAAGTAGGCGATGCACTTTGTATCGTTGAAGCGATGAAAATGATGAACCGTATCGAAGCAGACAAAGCTGGTGTGGTAAAAGCAATCTTAGTCAATGATGGCGAAGCGGTTGAATTTGATCAACCATTGATCGTTATCGAATAATCCCTATCAATCTGAAATGGCGAGCTTTCTCGCCATTTTTTCACACAAGTGGAAATTGTTATGTTAGAAAAAGTTGTGATTGCTAACCGTGGTGAAATTGCACTGCGTATTTTACGTGCCTGTAAAGAATTAGGCATTAAAACTGTGGCGGTTCACTCTACCGCTGATCGTGATTTAAAACACGTATTACTTGCGGATGAAACGATTTGTATCGGGCCAGCACCATCTGTAAAAAGTTATTTGAATATTCCTGCTATTATTGCAGCGGCAGAAGTAACAGGTGCAGATGCTATCCATCCAGGTTATGGTTTCCTTTCTGAGAATGCGGACTTTGCGGAGCAAGTTGAGTGTTCAGGCTTTACTTTTATCGGTCCAACAGCAGATGTCATTCGTTTAATGGGTGATAAAGTTTCTGCGATTAAGGCAATGAAAAAAGCGGGCGTACCTTGTGTTCCAGGTTCTGATGGCCCTGTAGGTAGCGATATCGCGAAAAATAAAGAAATTGCAAAACGTATTGGTTATCCAATTATTATCAAAGCATCTGGCGGCGGTGGTGGTCGTGGTATGCGTGTCGTTCGTAGCGAAGATGCACTTGAAGAATCCATTGCGATGACAAAAGCTGAAGCAAAAGCAGCATTTAATAATGACATGGTTTATATGGAAAAATATTTAGAAAATCCACGCCATGTTGAAATTCAAGTTTTAGCGGATACACACGGTAACGCAATCTACCTTGCAGAGCGTGATTGTTCTATGCAACGTCGTCACCAAAAAGTCGTAGAAGAAGCACCCGCACCAGGTATTACAGAAGAAGTTCGTCGTGACATCGGCACTCGCTGTGCGAATGCTTGTATCGAAATTGGTTATCGCGGTGCAGGTACCTTTGAATTCTTGTATGAGAATGGTGAGTTCTATTTCATCGAAATGAATACCCGTATTCAAGTAGAACATCCAGTAACAGAAATGATTACCGGTGTAGATTTGGTGAAAGAACAATTGCGAATTGCAGCTGGTTTGCCACTTTCTTATAAACAAGAAGATATCAAAGTAAAAGGCCATGCGATGGAATGTCGTATCAATGCAGAAGATCCAAAAACATTCTTACCATCTCCAGGTAAAGTGGCACACTTACACTCACCAGGTGGCTTAGGTGTTCGTTGGGATTCTCATGTATATGCTGGTTATACCGTTCCACCACACTACGATTCTATGATCGCAAAATTAATCACATACGGTGATACTCGTGATGTCGCAATCCGTCGTATGCAAAATGCATTGTCTGAAACGATTATTGACGGTATCAAAACAAATATCCCACTTCATGAACTCATTCTTGAAGATGAAAACTTCCAAAAAGGTGGTGCAAATATCCACTATTTAGAGAAGAAATTAGGGATGTATGATTAAAATGAAACGGCTAACGTAAGTTAGCCATTTTTATATCTTTTTGATAATTAATATATTTTCTTTGAAAAGATATCTTAAATCTCTTTATAATGTGCACCTATTTATTTTTACCTAAGGAAAAACAATGAAATTTAATCTCTCTAAATTAAGTTTAACAATTCTTGCAACTGTAACGTTAGCCGCCTGTGGAAGTAGCGGTGGTAGCAATACTCAACCAGCTGATCAAGCAAAACTAACTGAGCAAGTAAAACCAGCTGAGCCAGTAAAACCAGCTGAGACAGTAAAACCAGCTGAGACAGTAAAACCGGCTGAGCCAGTAAAACCGGCTGAGCCAGTAAAACCGGCTGAGACAGTAAAACCGGCTGAGACAGTAAAACCGGCTGAGACAGTAAAACCAGCTGAACAACCAAAAAATGAAGAACAAATTGTGCTTAGTCGAGTAGGATTTGAGGTTAATAAAGAGACTAGAGTAGTTACTACAATTGAAAGACAAATACATGATGACAATAATGTGAATCTTGTTAATGTTGAAGGTCAAGCAATTGAAATTATTCCATCAGGGTATTACGAACGTCCAGTCATTGGAACTAATGAGAAAGAAGTACTACAGGCAGATTCTCCTGAATTGCGTTCTATTAGTGGCAAAAACTATAAAAATATTCGTTGGGGGAAATTTACGGAGCCTACTTTAGGTTCTGATTATTATGTTGCATTTGGTGTAAATCCAACAACAGAAATGCCACAATCAGGTACTGCAAATTATATTGGAAATGGTATGCATGTAGAGAAGCGTGCTGAACACTTAGACTCTAACTTATCATTCGTAAAACTAACAGCTAATTTCGCAGATAAAACATTAAATGGAACAATTTCTTTAGCAAACACAGGCTATAAGGATGTTCTTGTATCAAATAGGCTTGCTGGAGGCGCGCTTTCTCCAGAGATACACTTCGATGATGTTTCCTTATCTGCCCAAATTCAAGGCAATAAATTTAGTGGAACAAGCGAGAAAGGTGTTCATGCCGAAGGTGGGTTCTATGGAAAAGATGCTGAAGAAGTCGCTGGAACTTACAAAGGAAAAGATGCTATGGGTGTCTTTGGTGCTAGAAAAAATTAGAAATTTTCTGTCAATTTAAAAGCAAGCCTTGAGCTTGCTTTATTTTTATACTTGAGATAGAAATAAATATCTAATTTAGATTTATAATAGATAAAATTTTTTAACAGGAACTCAGAATGGAACTTTCACAACGTTATAAACAAGCAGCCAAGGAGGCTCGCTGGGCATTAGGTTTAGCTATTTTTTATGTAATTGGATGGTGTGTATGTGCTTATTTACCGAAAGACTCGCCTGGGCCGATAGGTTTTCCGTTGTGGTTTGAATTATCCTGTATTTATTTACCCATTTTGTTTGTAGTGATTGGGTATTGGATTGTCAAAATTGTCTTTTTAGATATCCCGCTAGATGTTGAATCAAAGGAGAATAAATAATGAATTTAGGTATTATTCTCCCTTTAGTAATCTACTTAGTCTTTATTTTTGGTGCGGCATTATTTGCTTATGTAAAACGAAGTAAAGGGGATTTCCTAACAGAATATTATGTGGGAAATCGCTCCATGACGGGCTTTGTGCTTGCGATGACAACAGCTTCCACTTATGCCAGTGCAAGTTCTTTTGTTGGTGGACCAGGGGCTGCCTATAAATATGGGCTAGGTTGGGTATTGCTCGCCATGATCCAAGTGCCGGCTGTGTGGTTAGCCTTAGGTGCATTGGGCAAAAAGTTTGCATTACTTTCTCGCGAAACTAATGCGCTTACTATCAATGATTTATTTCTCTATCGTTATAAAAATAAATATCTCGTTTGGATTTCCAGTCTAGCATTGTTGCTTGCCTTCTTTGCCGCTATGGTCGTGCAATTTATTGGTGGCGCAAGATTGCTTGAAACCACGATAGGGATTCCTTACACTCATGCCTTGCTTATTTTCGCCTTAACGGTTGGTATTTATACGTTTATTGGTGGTTTCCGAGCCGTCGTATTAACTGATACGATTCAAGGTACGGTAATGATTTTTGGTACAATCGTGCTATTAGTGGGCGTTATTTACCATCTCGGTGGCGTAGAAAGTGCGGTCAATAAATTAACTGAAATTGATCCGAGTTTAGTAAGTCCTTACGGCCCGAATGAGATGCTTGATTTTCAATTTATGGCATCGTTTTGGATCCTAGTCTGTTTCGGTGTGGTTGGTTTACCACATACAGCCGTCCGTTGTATGGCTTTCAAAGACAGTAAAGCCTTACATCGAGGTATGCTCATTGGGACGATTGTCCTTTCTGTGATTATGTTAGGGATGCATTTGGCGGGTGCTTTAGGACGTGCCGTTGTGCCTGATTTGACCGTATCAGATAAAGTCATTCCAACCTTAATGTTGGAAGTGCTCCCACCTATTGTTGCAGGGATTTTCTTAGCGGCGCCGATGTCTGCGATCATGTCCACAGTTGATGCACAACTCATTCAATCCTCCTCAATTTTTGTGAAAGACTTATATCTTGCAAGCAAACCTGAAGCAGCGAAGAATGAAAAACGAATTAGCCGTATTTCATCAGTCATCACACTGATTTTATCGGCGTTGCTAATTCTCGCGGCACTGAATCCACCAGATATGATTATTTGGTTGAATCTATTTGCTTTCGGGGGATTAGAAGCCGCATTCCTTTGGGTGATTGTATTAGGCATTTATTGGGATAAAGCAAATGCAGCAGGGGCAATAAGTTCAATGGTGGTGGGATTAAGCAGTTATGTGCTTCTGACTCAATTTGGTATCAAACTATTTGGTTTTAATGCGATTGTGCCTGCACTTGTATTTGGTTTGATAGCTTTCATCTTGGGTAACCAATTCGGTACAAAAAAACAGTAAAAACGGACCGCACTTTATGGTTTATCAAATCCTAGCATTGTTTATTTGGAGTAGTGCCTTTGTAGCCGCTAAATACACCTTTACAATGATGGACACCATTTTGATGATCCAAGTTCGTTTATTAATGGCGGCAATTATTGTGATGCCACTCTTTTTTCGTCGTTGGAAAGGAGTGTCTAAACCGATGCGAAAACAGCTTTGGTGGCTAGGTTTTTTTAATTATACCGCAACCTTTTTGCTACAATTTATTGGCTTAAAATATACGAGCGCGGCGAGCGCAACGACCATGATTGGATTAGAGCCATTATGTGTGATTTTTATTGGGCATTTTTTCTTTCAAGATCGTGCGAAATGGTATCACTGGTTGTGTGGCGCTTTTGCCTTTTTAGGCGTGGCCATTTTAATTCTAGGTGGGCAGGGCAATGAAGGCTCAAGTGAAATTAGCTTATTGGGCTGCTCATTAGTGGTTGCGGCAAGTATTGTATTTGCTTGTTGTTTACGTTGGACGAAAAAAGTGGTAGCAACGGTTTCTGCTCAAGCCTATACATCGATTTCTATCGTATTAGCGACCATCACCATGCTGCCATTTACTTTATTACTGACGGAAAGCTGGGATATCCATTTTAACTGGCTTGGTTTCTTCGGTTTGATTTATCTCGGCGTAGCATGCAGTTGGTTTGCCTTTTGGTTGTGGAATAAAGGCTTAAATTCAGTAGATGCAAAAATCTCTGGAATTTTGACCGCACTTGAGCCGATTTTCGGTGTCTTTTTGGCGGTATTATTGCTTAACGAAGAGGTTTCACTTGTTTCAGCACTTGGGATTATCATTATTGTGGCTTCAGCCCTAGGCGTAAGTTTATTACCGAAATGGTTACATAAAGAAATTAATTAAAAGGAAAAGAAGATGGCGTGGATTCAAATTCGCTTAAATAGTACAAATGAAAAAGCTGAGAAAATTAGCGATTTTTTAGAAGAAATTGGCTCAGTTTCGGTCACATTTATGGATAGCCAAGATACGCCGATTTTTGAACCACTTCCAGGCGAAACGCGTCTGTGGGGAAATACCGATGTGATTGCATTGTTTGATGCAGAAACCGATATGAATGAGATTGTGAGTTTGCTTAAACAAGCGCATCATTTAGATGAAAATACCGCTTACAAAATCGAGCAAATCGAGGATAAAGACTGGGAACGTGAATGGATGGATAACTTCCACCCAATGCAATTTGGCAAACGCTTATGGATTTGCCCAAGCTGGCGTGAAGTGCCAGATCAAAATGCGGTTAATGTAATGCTTGATCCAGGTTTAGCTTTCGGGACAGGTACCCACCCGACAACTGCACTTTGTTTAGAGTGGTTAGATGGTTTGGATTTAACAGGCAAAACCGTCATCGATTTTGGTTGTGGCTCAGGCATTCTTGCCATTGCTGCCCTTAAATTAGGTGCGAAAAATGCGATCGGTATTGATATCGATCCACAAGCGATTCTTGCCAGTCGTAATAATGCAGAACAGAATGAGGTGGCGGATCGTCTGCAACTTTTCTTATCAGATGATAAGCCTGCAGATTTAAAAGCAGATGTCGTTGTCGCGAATATTCTTGCGGGTCCATTAAAAGAACTTTACCCGATTATCTCCCAATTAGTAAAAGAGGGGGGCGATCTTGGATTATCGGGTATTTTAGAAACACAAGCACAATCGGTATGTGATGCTTATACACAATCCTTTGATTTAGATCCTGTTGCAGTGAAAGAGGAATGGTGCCGTATTACAGGTAAATTAAAATCGGCTTAATTTCTTTTTGTCAATTAAAAAAAGTGCATTTTTTGAACAAATTTCCCTTTGCAAAAAAAAGAAAAATGCGTAATATAGACCCTTTGTCGGTGACTGCTGTTGCCTGACTTACTAGAGATTAGGACTTGTAATTGGGGATAACATAAAATGCGAATTGGTTCTTATGAATTAAAAAATCGTATTTTATTGGCGCCCATGGCAGGTATTACGGATCAACCTTTTCGACGTTTATGTGCTCATTACGGCGCGGGATTAACGTTTTCAGAGATGATGTCCACTAATCCACAAGTTTGGCATACAGAGAAATCGAAACTTCGTTTAGCACACAGTGAAGAGCTAGGATTAAATGCGGTGCAAATCGCAGGTTCTGATCCTTTGGAAATGGCCCAAGCTGCAGCAATTAATGTAGCCTATGGTGCTGAAATTATCGACATCAATATGGGCTGTCCCGCAAAGAAAGTAAATCGAAAGCTGGCGGGCTCTGCACTGCTTCAATTTCCCGATTTAGTGGAAAAAATTTTAAAAGAAGTCGTGAATGCCGTTGATGTACCTGTGACGTTAAAAATTCGCACAGGTTGGGATAAAGCAAATCGAAACTGTGTGCAAATCGGCAAAATTGCAGAACAATCTGGTATTCAAGCTTTAACTATTCATGGGCGGACGAAAGAATGCTTATTTGAAGGGGAAGCGGAATACGACAATATTCGAGCAGTCAAACAATCCATTTCAATTCCTGTTATTGCGAATGGTGATATTGATTCTGCCTCGAAAGCGAAAAAGGTACTTGAGTACACAGGTGCCGATGCAATAATGATCGGTCGTGCCGCACTAGGCAATCCATGGCTTTTTCAAGCCGTCGAGGCTTTAGTTGAACATGATACGATAATTCAAACACCAAGTTTGCGTGAAAAGTGCGGTCATATTTTGCATCATATTCAGGAACTCCATCAGTTCTATGGTGAGCAAAAAGGCTATCGAATAGCCCGTAAACATGTAGCTTGGTATTTACAGGGAATTCAACCCGATTCCGTTTTTAGACAGACTTTTAACGCAATTAATGAACCGAAAGAGCAGTTAATTGTGCTGGAAGATTTTTTAAATTCAATTTTGGATAAAGAAAAATGTTAGAACAACAACGTAGTCCGTCTGAAGCGTTAACCGTTTCAGTTTTAAACTCTCAATCACAAGTAACAAACAAACCATTACGTGATTCAGTAAAACAAGCTTTACGCAATTACTTATCACAATTAGATGGTCAAGATGTGAATGATCTTTACGAATTAGTATTAGCGGAAGTTGAACACCCGATGTTAGATATGATTATGCAATACACCCGTGGTAACCAAACCCGCGCAGCTAATATGCTCGGTATCAACCGTGGTACATTGCGTAAGAAATTGAAAAAATACGGTATGGGCTAATTAAAATTAGCAAAAAGAAAGGCGAACATCATGTTCGCCTTTTTATTTATTGAATGGTGAAACTAATTGGTACGCTTACTGAAGATGCAAATCCAGCAGGTTTTGGGCCGACAGGTCTCGCACTTCTCACAGCTTCAAGTGCTGCATTATCTAAGCTTTCATCACCAGAAGATTTAGTAACACGCTCTCCAGACAGCGAGCCATCTGCTCCAACACTAAAACTGACATTAACAATACCTTGTTTACGCATCATTTTTGCGCGTGCTGGATAGCGTTTATGCCGTTCAATTTCACGTCGAATAGCCGCACGATAGGCATTATGTTCATCTGTATTGGCACCAGAACCACCTTGAATACCATTTGTGCCAGGTTGACCAGTAGTTGTCGCTTTAGAATTTGCCGTAGCCGTTGAATTAATATTCTTATCGCCAATCGGTAAATTCTTCGGCATTTCCACCGCTTTCTCTGCTTTTACCTCATTTTTAGGTTTTTCTTTTGGCTTCTCTTTCGGTTTTGGTTTCGGTTTTTCTATTGGTTTTTCTGGCTTTTTCTCAGGTTCTTTTTTCTTCTCAGGCTCTGGTTTCTTCGTTGGATCTGAGACAACTTCTTGTTTTTCAGGTTCCGGCTCTGCCTGTTGAGGTTCGGGTTCCGGCTCAGGAGCGGGTTCTTCCACTCTCATCCCTTGAATCATTTCCATTGAAATCGTCGTGGATATTTCACCCGGAGCATTACTCGCCGCTTCATGTGGCGTATGCCAGTTCCAAAATAACGCTCCAAGGATGCTACCATGAACCAATAAAGAAATAAGCAAACCTAATAATGATCGTTTGGTTTGTTGGCTGTTCATTGACTACGTCCTACTCCAACGCCTCCGCTTGCAACTCCACCTACTTCAGGCGTATTTTTTGATTCATTTCCTTGAGTCGTTTTGCTTGGGGCGCCTTTATCTTTCATGGAAACAATGGCGACATTTTTGATTTCATTTTTCGATAACATATCGGTAATGGTCACGAAATCTTGGAAAGAGGCGTCAGCATCAATTTTTAACGTTACTTTTTGGTCTTTATTCCAACTCATAATTTCTTTTTCAAGCGCTTCTTGTGAAATGGGCTTATCGTTAAAATAAAGTTGCTTGTCAGCCGTAACGGTTAATAATTTTGTTAATTCATCTGATTTGAATGCGACCGTTGAACTCGCTTTGGGAACATTTACCTTAATTTTCCCTTGGGAAATAAAGGATGCGGTGACCAACACTATCGCTAATAACACCAACATAATGTCGATGAAAGGAATAATGTTGATTTCATCAAATTTTTTCACGGTTATTCCTTATCTTTTTGAGCGTTTAATACTTTCCATTTCAAGCGATTTACTTCTACTTTACGACCTAAACCACTATAGAACATCATGGAAGGAATCGCGACTAAAATACCTATTGCAGTTGCTTTTAATGCAAGAGAGAGGTGCATCATAATGGCTCCTGCATCGACTTCGCCATCGCCATGACCAATTTGGTAGAAAGTTAATAAAATCCCAATTACTGTGCCGAGTAAGCCAACATAAGGCGCATTGGCACCAACAGTGGAGATTACGGTCATATTACGATTTAAATCAATTTCAAGTGCGTGAATATTGGAATATTTCGCTACGTTCACACGCTTTAAAAAGAGAAAACGCTCAATTACGGCGGTGAGCATAATCACACTCATCAGAAGTAGAATTCCGATAATCACGTAATCGCTATATTGTTCTAAAAACTCAAAAAGTTGTAGCATTTGATAGTCCTTGTATGGGTAATAAAAAAACACAAATTGAATTGAGAATGAATTTCAATTAGATGTGAATTCTATCAAATGGAAAATAGAGCGTAAATATAAATTAAAAAAATGAGTATTTTTTTACCGCACTTTGAGATAAATCAGAAAAGTGCGGTTGTTTTTGAGAGGTATTTTAACGGGATTGTAGGTAATCTAGGACAACTTGATGATGTTCGCCTGTTTTGAATTTATCAAAAACGTGCTGAATTTTGCCTTGTTCATCAATGAGAAAGGTAATGCGATGAATACCATCATAAACACGGCCCATGAATTTCTTTTCTCCCCATACGCCAAATTGTTCTGCAACCTGGTGATCTTCATCGGAAAGTAAGGTGAAATTGAGTGCTTTTTTCTCGACAAATTGAGCGAGTTTTTTGGGTGCATCTGTACTGATGCCTAAAATAACTACACCTAATTTTTCTAACTCACGTTTAGCATCACGCAAACCACAGGCTTGAGTTGTACAGCCTGGCGTTAAGGCTTTTGGATAAAAATACACGAGTACTTTTTTACCTTTGAAGTGAGTAAGTGAAACGGGTTGATTGTCTTGATTTAAAAGTGAGAATTGGGGTGCTAAGTCACCTGCTTGTAATGTTTTCATAAAAAATCCTTAAAAATGTAAAAAATGATTTGTAAATTCAAGCTATTTTAGCGATTATAACCAGATATTTTCAAATGTTATTGTTAAAACGCAAAATAGATGTAAATGGAGCGCCTTATGACTACGCAAAACCCCTTATTTTCAGGCAGTATTGTTGCTTTAGTAACCCCGATGGATAACCACGGAAACATTGATTTTGAAACATTAGAAAAACTTATCGAGTTTCATATCAATGCAGGTACAGATTCAATTGTATCTGTGGGTACAACGGGAGAATCTGCCACATTAAGCATTGAAGAAAATGTGAAGGTGGTTGAAAAGACAGTTGAGTTAGCAAAAGGACGTATTCCAATCATTGCTGGTACCGGTGCTAATGCAACGAGTGAAGCCATTGTGATGACAAAATTATTACGTGATAGCGGTGTTGCAGGTTGTTTATCTGTTGTTCCTTACTACAATAAACCAACTCAAGAAGGCATGTTCCAACATTTTAAAGCGATTGCAGAATGCACGGATTTACCACAGCTTCTTTATAACGTACCAGGTCGTACCGGTAGTGATATGAAACCTGAAACCGTCGCACGTTTGTCTCAAATTGAGAATATTGTAGGGATTAAAGAAGCAACAGGCGATTTAACTCGCATTACTGCGATTAAAGAATTAGCCGGTAAAGATTTTATTGTATTAAGTGGAGATGATGCCACAGGATTAGAAGCGATGAAATTAGGCGCAGAGGGTGTTATTTCTGTGACAAATAACCTTGCAGCAAAAGATATGGCCGCGATGTGTGGCTATGCTTTAGCGGGCGATTTTGCGAAAGCGGAAGAAATTAATGCACGTTTAATGCCTTTACACCAAGA
This portion of the Haemophilus parainfluenzae T3T1 genome encodes:
- the bcp gene encoding thioredoxin-dependent thiol peroxidase, whose amino-acid sequence is MKTLQAGDLAPQFSLLNQDNQPVSLTHFKGKKVLVYFYPKALTPGCTTQACGLRDAKRELEKLGVVILGISTDAPKKLAQFVEKKALNFTLLSDEDHQVAEQFGVWGEKKFMGRVYDGIHRITFLIDEQGKIQHVFDKFKTGEHHQVVLDYLQSR
- the dapA gene encoding 4-hydroxy-tetrahydrodipicolinate synthase; translated protein: MTTQNPLFSGSIVALVTPMDNHGNIDFETLEKLIEFHINAGTDSIVSVGTTGESATLSIEENVKVVEKTVELAKGRIPIIAGTGANATSEAIVMTKLLRDSGVAGCLSVVPYYNKPTQEGMFQHFKAIAECTDLPQLLYNVPGRTGSDMKPETVARLSQIENIVGIKEATGDLTRITAIKELAGKDFIVLSGDDATGLEAMKLGAEGVISVTNNLAAKDMAAMCGYALAGDFAKAEEINARLMPLHQDLFIESNPIPVKWAAYRLGLIKTPHLRLPLTVLSENAQVKVEEALKIAGLI
- the exbD gene encoding TonB system transport protein ExbD gives rise to the protein MKKFDEINIIPFIDIMLVLLAIVLVTASFISQGKIKVNVPKASSTVAFKSDELTKLLTVTADKQLYFNDKPISQEALEKEIMSWNKDQKVTLKIDADASFQDFVTITDMLSKNEIKNVAIVSMKDKGAPSKTTQGNESKNTPEVGGVASGGVGVGRSQ
- the exbB gene encoding TonB-system energizer ExbB; the encoded protein is MLQLFEFLEQYSDYVIIGILLLMSVIMLTAVIERFLFLKRVNVAKYSNIHALEIDLNRNMTVISTVGANAPYVGLLGTVIGILLTFYQIGHGDGEVDAGAIMMHLSLALKATAIGILVAIPSMMFYSGLGRKVEVNRLKWKVLNAQKDKE